In Fusarium oxysporum Fo47 chromosome IX, complete sequence, the following proteins share a genomic window:
- a CDS encoding uncharacterized protein (of unknown function-domain containing protein) has translation MPVAVAHSHRPTTKVTHKAFKSRAASKHELRDRAKGRVADEKGNRKTPHQQVMSKFDRRNQAKQARLNKHKEHVKETSVFAGKDGAPRHVAVIPLCAGTDLNAAIKQLNSSVDIEDNTESGNYRVTVDRFKQKLQYIPIERDLNACLDAARVADFVIVVLSANVEVDELGELILRSVESQGMSTLFTIVEGLDKVEPAKQRQSVLVSLKSFITHFHPEQEKLYSIENRQDCANLMRSLCSTTPKGIRWRDERSWMLADDIKFAYSESDSTVITGVVRGKGLKADRLIQVGDWGTFQIEKIEAAPLPKQIKKKGEEMTVDPEEAGKLLEEPSEDRDDLVELAPEEVMMDDADDAMTTDATEKKGVLLDDHHYFSDEEAEARKIKKKVPKGTSNYQSAWYLEDVSDSESDMEDFEMKDEAGEEEARPEDGLEGYVPAPATEGAPSEYPQSEMMIEPDEEEDAKQLEQYRAGKRNEVEDDMEFPDEIELHPHVLARERLARYRGLKSLRTSTWQEDEDRAHEPEEWRRLLQVPNYQSSKSQATREALVGGVEPGTRVHIHIKGISPIQEKTYNPKKPLTLFSLLRHENKKTAVNYLFNLSSDFTKSIKAKEELIVQCGPRRMVIKPLFSQPGQTPNDVHKYCRFLHPGQSAIATFMGPLTWGAVPVLFFKRTTAEEVEKNENEEGPHIGLSLIGTGTALPPSTSRVIAKRIILTGHPYHIHKRIVTIRYMFFNREDVEWFKALPLWTKRGRSGFVKEPLGTHGYFKATFDGRINPQDSIGVSLYKRVWPRNATPVEGPLLEIEPSAVQADGDMMMDDQA, from the exons ATGCCCGTCGCTGTGGCTCATTCTCATAGGCCAACCACAAAGGTTACACACAAGGCTTTCAAGTCACGGGCTGCTTCTAAGCATGAGTTGAGGGACCGCGCAAAGG GCCGAGTTGCCGACGAAAAGGGCAACAGGAAAACTCCTCACCAACAAGTCATGTCTAAGTTCGACCGACGAAACCAGGCCAAGCAGGCCCGATTGAATAAGCACAAGGAGCATGTTAAGGAAACCTCGGTTTTCGCTGGAAAAGATGGCGCTCCTCGACATGTCGCCGTCATTCCCCTTTGCGCTGGGACCGACCTTAACGCTGCGATCAAGCAGCTGAACAGCAGCGTCGACATCGAGGACAACACCGAGAGTGGCAACTACCGAGTCACAGTCGACCGATTCAAGCAAAAGTTACAATACATCCCTATCGAGCGAGACCTGAACGCCTGTCTCGATGCTGCCCGTGTTGCCGATTTCGTCATTGTCGTTCTGTCCGCCAACGTTGAGGTCGATGAACTTGGAGAGTTGATCTTGCGAAGTGTTGAGAGCCAGGGCATGTCCACCCTCTTCACTATCGTTGAAGGTCTTGACAAGGTTGAGCCCGCGAAGCAGCGACAAAGTGTTCTAGTCTCCCTCAAATCTTTCATCACACATTTCCATCCCGAGCAAGAGAAGCTTTACAGCATCGAGAACCGACAAGATTGTGCCAACCTCATGCGATCACTATGCAGCACAACACCAAAGGGTATCCGATGGAGAGACGAGAGGAGTTGGATGCTTGCGGATGATATCAAGTTCGCCTACTCCGAGTCCGATTCAACAGTTATCACTGGTGTTGTCCGAGGCAAGGGCCTCAAGGCCGACCGTCTTATTCAGGTTGGCGACTGGGGAACTTTCCagattgagaagattgaggctGCTCCTCTGCCCaagcagatcaagaagaagggagaggagatGACCGTTGACCCTGAAGAGGCTGGCAAGCTTCTGGAGGAGCCTTCTGAGGATCGTGATGACTTGGTGGAGCTGGCTCCTGAGGAGGTCATGATGGACGACGCTGATGACGCTATGACAACTGATGCcactgagaagaagggtgttCTTCTGGATGATCACCACTATTTCTCAgatgaggaggctgaggcaagaaagatcaagaagaaggttccCAAGGGTACATCCAACTACCAGTCAGCTTGGTATCTGGAGGATGTCTCTGACTCAGAGTCCGATATGGAGGACTTCGAGATGAAGGATGAGGCcggcgaggaggaggcccGCCCTGAGGACGGTCTTGAGGGTTATGTCCCTGCACCCGCCACTGAGGGCGCTCCCTCAGAATATCCTCAATCGGAGATGATGATTGAGccagatgaggaggaggatgctAAGCAACTTGAACAATATCGAGCTGGAAAGCGAAATGAGGTTGAGGACGATATGGAGTTTCCCGATGAGATTGAGTTGCACCCTCATGTCTTGGCCCGAGAGCGTCTGGCCAGATATCGTGGTCTGAAGAGTCTGCGAACCAGTACCTGgcaggaggatgaggatcgCGCACATGAACCTGAGGAGTGGAGACGTCTTCTTCAAGTTCCAAACTATCAATCCTCAAAATCTCAAGCAACAAGAGAGGCTTTGgtcggtggtgttgagccTGGTACCCGTGTTCACATCCACATCAAGGGCATCTCTCCTATTCAGGAGAAGACCTACAACCCCAAGAAGCCCCTcactctcttttctcttctaCGGCatgagaacaagaagacggCTGTCAACtacctcttcaacctcagctCCGACTTTACCAAGTCtatcaaggccaaggaggagcttATTGTCCAGTGTGGACCTCGCCGAATGGTGATCaagcctctcttctcccagcCTGGTCAAACACCAAACGATGTTCACAAGTACTGCCGGTTCCTCCACCCCGGTCAGTCAGCTATTGCGACCTTCATGGGTCCTCTAACATGGGGTGCTGTGCCTGTTCTGTTCTTCAAGCGAACCACagctgaagaggttgagaagaatgagaacGAGGAGGGTCCTCATATTGGTCTGTCACTTATCGGTACAGGAACCGCTCTACCACCATCCACATCTCGCGTCATCGCCAAGCGCATCATCCTCACTGGTCATCCTTACCATATTCACAAGAGGATCGTCACCATCCGATATATGTTCTTCAACCGAGAGGATGTCGAGTGGTTCAAGGCTCTACCTCTATGGACCAAGCGTGGCCGCAGTGGTTTCGTCAAGGAGCCTCTCGGTACACATGGTTACTTCAAGGCGACATTCGATGGACGTATCAACCCTCAAGACTCCATCGGCGTCAGTCTGTACAAGCGGGTGTGGCCACGAAATGCTACTCCTGTGGAGGGACCGTTATTGGAGATAGAGCCCAGCGCAGTGCAAGCTGATGGCGATATGATGATGGATGACCAGGCATAG
- a CDS encoding WD40-repeat-containing domain protein, with protein MEVDTIDVPTSKVRDNGALAVQGTRTELVPRHERERARRIREANKAYGRGKKVNIKAIKDKKLRSNMKRLEGKYQDAALKAKDAEILLENTSGFLEAEDELERTYKVRQDDITSDIAVGTAQKRFELKLDNLGPYHFDYSRNGRDLLLGGRKGHVATMDWREGKLGCELQLGETVRDIKWLHNNQYFAVAQKKYVYIYDHNGVELHTLRKHQEVSHMEFLPYHYLLATIGSVGFLKYQDTSTGQLVAEIPTRLGQPCSLKQNPWNAILHVGHQNGTVTLWSPNTQDPLVKLLAHRGPVRDLAIDREGRYMVSAGQDQKMAVWDLRMFREVNNYFTRQPASSLAISDTGLTAVGWGTQTTIWKGLFDKNAPVQEKVQSPYMAWGGEGKRIERVRWCPFEDVLGLGHDSGFSSIIVPGAGEANYDALEVNPFETAKQRQESEVKGLLNKLQPDMIALDPNYIGNLDLRSDKQRRAEKDLDTPATDIAEEIRKRARGKNGALKKYLRKQRKKNIIDDKRLQVDEIWKEQQAKKDKKQLEAEADLGPALARFAKKE; from the exons ATGGAGGTCGACACAATTGATGTGCCCACTTCAAAGGTGCGCGACAATGGCGCACTCGCCGTTCAAGGCACTAGAACAGAACTCGTTCCCCGTCATGAGCGAGAACGTGCTCGTCGAATCCGAGAAGCAAACAAAGCCTACGGTCGAGGGAAGAAGGTCAacatcaaggccatcaaggatAAGAAGCTTCGAAGCAACATGAAGCGCCTTGAGGGAAAGTACCAGGATGCTGCGCTGAAAGCTAAAGATGCCGAGATTTTGCTCGAGAACACATCTGGCTTTCTCGAAGCTGAGGACGAGCTCGAACGAACATACAAAGTCCGACAAGACGATATTACTTCGGATATTGCTGTGGGGACTGCGCAAAAGCGATTCGAGCTCAAGCTGGACAATCTGGGACCATATCACTTCGATTACTCGAGGAATGGGCGGGACCTGTTGCTCGGTGGTCGAAAGGGTCATGTTGCGACGATGGACTGGCGAGAGGGTAAGCTTGGTTGCGAATTGCAGCTGGGTGAGACCGTGAGGGATATTAAGTGGCTACACAACAACCAGTACTTTGCTGTTGCACAGAAGAAGTACGTTTATATCTACGACCACAATGGCGTGGAACTGCATACTTTGAGGAAACACCAGGAGGTGTCTCATATGGAGTTTCTGCCATACCACTACCTACTGGCGACGATC GGCTCCGTCGGTTTCCTCAAATATCAGGACACATCAACAGGACAATTAGTCGCCGAAATTCCCACCCGATTAGGTCAACCATGTTCCCTCAAGCAGAACCCTTGGAACGCTATTCTACATGTCGGTCACCAGAACGGAACGGTTACACTATGGTCTCCCAACACTCAAGATCCTCTTGTTAAATTGTTAGCGCATCGGGGACCCGTACGAGATTTAGCCATTGACCGTGAAGGTCGATACATGGTGTCAGCTGGTCAGGATCAGAAGATGGCAGTCTGGGATCTGAGAATGTTCCGAGAGGTCAACAACTACTTCACACGCCAGCCTGCTTCTTCACTGGCGATTTCAGATACTGGCTTGACAGCTGTTGGCTGGGGTACTCAAACAACCATTTGGAAGGGTCTTTTCGATAAGAATGCCCCTGTTCAAGAAAAGGTCCAAAGCCCTTATATGGCCTGGGGTGGTGAGGGCAAGCGCATTGAGCGTGTGCGCTGGTGCCCCTTCGAGGATGTTCTAGGTCTCGGTCACGATTCAGGCTTttcttccatcatcgtccCTGGCGCTGGTGAAGCCAACTACGACGCACTGGAAGTCAACCCCTTCGAGACCGCCAAGCAACGACAAGAATCCGAAGTCAAGGGTCTGCTGAACAAGCTTCAGCCCGACATGATCGCCCTCGACCCCAACTACATCGGAAACCTGGATCTgcgatccgacaagcagCGCCGCGCAGAGAAGGATCTCGACACCCCAGCCACAGATATCGCCGAGGAGATCCGCAAGCGAGCAAGAGGCAAGAACGGCGCGCTCAAGAAGTATCTGCGCAAGCAGCGAAAGAAGAACATCATCGACGACAAGAGATTGCAGGTGGACGAGATCTGGAAGGAGCAGCAGGcaaagaaggacaagaagcagctcgaggcgGAAGCGGATCTGGGACCGGCGTTGGCGAGATTTGCGAAAAAGGAGTAA
- a CDS encoding glycosyl transferase family 64 domain-containing protein, with translation MGQHSRLLPQATMLKPSNSSFMEKTRPLRNRVAEKIEWVKLRTPKVVKSRAFRRAATITSAVFFALSFIIILAKLTNAGFFIPKLVSHISRYPTCQSKGINGTRDIWEASQKKYENLMDDKFTIAMQTYRRPKELQETLNIILSEEVPSLLEIVVVWNDLENYPPDDYVSKYGVPVRFRKSKRNSLNEKLWPDPDYKTQAILLSDDDVYYHPNDLEFVFQTWRKFGRNRMVGALARCTPVNTFGYHKYTFCSSRRGEDEYNMVLTNLAFSHVSFLDYYSSNDTIMTQIREYVDEGFNCEDLAMNYVHGLLTGEGPLLINGHEKYVNFVPKVGISMKKGHMEARSACLNDFSEMFGCHPLVDESGYIQRGVLVM, from the exons ATGGGACAGCATTCCCGGCTTCTGCCACAAGCAACAATGTTGAAACCTTCAAACTCCTCCTTCATGGAGAAGACTAGGCCCCTGAGGAATAGGGTGGCAGAGAAGATCGAGTGGGTGAAGCTTCGTACGCCAAAGGTCGTAAAATCGAGAGCATTTCGAAGAGCGGCGACTATTACATCTGCTGTGTTCTTTGCTCTTTCGTTCATTATCATTTTGGCAAAGTTGACGAATGCTGGTTTCTTTATACCGAAACTTGTCAGCCATATCTCGAGATATCCCACGTGTCAGAGTAAGGGGATTAATGGGACAAGAGATATATGGGAGGCTTCACAGAAGAAGTACGAGAACCTGATGGACGATAAGTTTAC AATTGCTATGCAAACGTATCGTCGACCGAAGGAGCTCCAAGAAACGCTTAACATCATCCTGAGCGAGGAAGTTCCCTCGCTCCTCGAAATAGTCGTTGTCTGGAACGATCTCGAAAACTATCCTCCAGATGACTATGTTTCCAAATACGGAGTCCCTGTCCGATTCCGAAAGTCGAAGCGCAACAGTCTCAACGAAAAGCTCTGGCCCGATCCAGACTACAAGACACAAGCGATTCTGCTCTCGGACGATGATGTCTACTATCACCCGAATGATCTCGAGTTCGTCTTTCAGACATGGCGCAAGTTTGGCAGGAATCGAATGGTCGGTGCTCTCGCTCGATGCACACCCGTCAATACGTTTGGATACCACAAATACACATTCTGCTCCAGCAGACGGGGAGAAGATGAGTATAACATGGTCTTAACCAATCTTGCTTTCTCACATGTGTCGTTCCTCGACTATTACTCCTCCAACGACACCATCATGACACAGATCAGAGAGTATGTGGACGAGGGCTTCAACTGCGAGGATCTTGCCATGAACTACGTCCACGGGCTGCTCACTGGCGAAGGACCTCTCCTAATCAATGGACATGAAAAGTATGTCAACTTTGTTCCTAAAGTTGGAATCAGTATGAAGAAGGGTCATATGGAGGCCAGAAGTGCCTGTCTGAACGACTTTTCCGAGATGTTTGGATGCCACCCCTTGGTCGATGAGTCTGGATACATTCAACGAGGTGTACTGGTGATGTGA
- a CDS encoding aspartic peptidase domain-containing protein, protein MRPGSLLVQLALASSAHAFFPYSPSWRVDVGQKRMARSPKSVGNGGGVRMDIKQRSPQSSQPITERAAHEAARLIAKYAGGSIPDPSTLLKRDNKYDVMEATESTKEHTQGVDQDGTDYSYFIEVEIGSEKKTMYMLIDTGAGSSWVMGTSCTSKACEMHNTFGEGDSDSLEVSKSDFNIAYGSGKVSGTWATDTITVAGMSIKYQFGLTHTTSDQFLEFAFDGILGLAINKGSDSNFLNALAKSKEVEKNMFCVALNRAADGTNEGEISFGSPNPDKYSGKITYTSIGEDNDWAIEIDDMGYNGKKADIGGIRSFIDTGTSFMFGSPDNVKKLHALIDGAQSSDGTTYTVPCDSNGNLTVTFSGVDYVISPKDWVSPPNKDGKCTSNVYGFEVVKGAWLLGDTFIKNVYAVFDADERRIGFATNAITDGSSDDSEDSSSSTKTMTASQATKTSDDTEETGITTTSGSKASAVPDMGLGKESVSSGTATADSSEPTETKDSSAPSGPLSQARFTFIFCIVSFFALLA, encoded by the exons ATGCGTCCAGGATCTCTATTGGTGCAATTGGCTTTGGCCTCATCTGCCCATGCCTTCTTTCCTTATAGTCCGAGCTGGCGTGTCGATGTAGGACAAAAGCGTATGGCACGAAGTCCCAAGAGTGTGGGCAATGGTGGTGGCGTGCGTATGGATATCAAGCAAAGATCACCTCAG TCCAGCCAACCGATAACTGAGAGAGCAGCTCACGAAGCAGCACGATTGATTGCCAAATATGCCGGAGGAAGCATCCCTGACCCCAGTACGCTGCTCAAGCGTGATAACAAATACGATGTCATGGAGGCCACAGAATCGACAAAGGAGCACACTCAGGGTGTTGACCAGGACGGAACTGACTATTCATACTTCATCGAGGTCGAGATTGGATCGGAAAAGAAGACAATGTACATGCTTATCGACACTGGCGCTGGATCAAGTTGGGTTATGGGCACTTCTTGTACCAGCAAAGCGTGTGAGATGCACAACACATTCGGCGAAGGCGACTCGGACTCTCTCGAAGTGTCAAAATCCGACTTCAACATTGCATACGGCTCTGGAAAGGTCTCTGGTACCTGGGCAACCGACACAATCACTGTGGCTGGCATGAGCATCAAGTATCAGTTCGGATTGACGCATACGACTTCGGACCAGTTCCTCGAATTCGCTTTTGACGGCATTCTTGGTCTCGCCATTAACAAAGGATCCGACAGCAACTTTCTCAATGCCCTGGCCAAGTCCAAGGAAGTCGAAAAGAACATGTTCTGCGTTGCTCTGAACCGTGCAGCTGACGGTACAAACGAAGGAGAAATCAGCTTTGGCTCACCGAATCCCGACAAGTATTCCGGCAAGATCACGTATACTTCCATTGGCGAAGACAATGACTGGGCTATTGAGATCGACGACATGGGCTACAACGGCAAGAAGGCAGATATCGGTGGCATCCGCAGCTTCATCGACACTGGAACATCTTTCATGTTTGGATCACCGGACAACGTTAAGAAGCTCCATGCTCTTATCGACGGAGCCCAGAGCAGCGATGGCACCACATATACTGTACCTTGCGACAGCAACGGCAACTTGACCGTGACTTTCTCTGGAGTCGACTATGTCATTTCACCAAAGGACTGGGTTTCCCCTCCCAACAAAGATGGCAAATGCACCAGCAACGTCTACGGTTTCGAGGTTGTTAAGGGAGCGTGGCTCCTGGGCGATACCTTTATCAAGAACGTCTACGCCGTTTTTGATGCGGACGAGCGCCGAATTG GCTTTGCTACCAACGCTATCACAGATGGCTCAAGCGACGACAGTGAAGACAGCAGCTCTTCAACAAAGACCATGACCGCCAGTCAAGCGACCAAAACGTCTGATGACACCGAAGAGACTGGCATCACAACAACCTCTGGATCAAAGGCAAGTGCAGTACCAGATATGGGTCTAGGCAAAGAATCTGTCTCATCTGGCACTGCCACTGCTGACTCAAGCGAGCCAACCGAAACAAAAGACTCCTCAGCACCTTCAGGGCCATTATCACAAGCCCGCTTCACATTCATTTTCTGTATAGTATCATTTTTCGCCCTCCTGGCCTAG
- a CDS encoding ras family-domain-containing protein — MAEIRRKLVIVGDGACGKTCLLIVFSKGTFPEVYVPTVFENYVADVEVDGKHVELALWDTAGQEDYDRLRPLSYPDSHVILICFAVDSPDSLDNVQEKWISEVLHFCQGLPIILVGCKKDLRYDQKTIEELRKTSQKPVSPEEGEEVRKKIAAYKYLECSAKTNEGVREVFEHATRAALLSRSTRGSKHKKCLVLSTSTWPRQFGYGFVAAKKEKAVGMHRFSRNLEFDIVSLMSGPSAYAPTLLAGLMVFLSAEPMVSWTS; from the exons ATGGCTGAGATCCGCCGAAAGCTCGTCATTGTCGGCGATGGTGCTTGTGGTAAAACCTGTTTGTTGAT TGTTTTCTCCAAGGGCACTTTCCCTGAG GTCTACGTCCCCACCGTTTTCGAGAACTACGTCGCCgatgtcgaggttgatggcaAGCACGTCGAGCTCGCCCTATGGGATACTGCTGGTCAGGAGGATTACGACCGTCTTCGACCCCTGTCTTACCCCGACTCCCACGTTATCCTGATCTGCTTCGCTGTTGACTCTCCCGACTCTCTTGACAACGTCCAGGAGAAG TGGATCTCTGAGGTTCTGCACTTCTGCCAAGGTCTCCCTATCATTCTTGTCGGCTGCAAGAAGGATTTGCGATACGACCAGAAGACCATCGAGGAGCTCCGAAAGACCAGTCAGAAGCCTGTCTCCCCCGAGGAG GGTGAGGAGGTTCGCAAGAAGATCGCTGCCTACAAGTACCTTGAGTGCTCAGCCAAGACCAACGAGGGTGTCCGCGAGGTGTTCGAGCACGCTACTCGCGCTGCTCTGCTGTCGCGAAGCACCCGTGGTAGCAAGCACAAGAAGTGCCTTGTTCT TTCAACCTCGACTTGGCCCCGGCAGTTCGGATACGGGTTCGTggcagccaagaaggagaaggctgtCGGCATGCATCGGTTTTCTCGGAATCTGGAGTTTGATATCGTCTCGCTCATGTCTGGTCCATCGGCCTACGCGCCGACCCTTCTCGCTGGATTGATGGTTTTCTTGTCGGCAGAGCCCATGGTTTCTTGGACCTCCTGA
- a CDS encoding CobW/HypB/UreG, nucleotide-binding domain-containing protein, with the protein MSHSHDGHSHSHDGGFNAVEHGHSHEILDGPGSFLGREMPIVEGREWSERAFTIGIGGPVGSGKTALMLALSLALRKEYSLAAVTNDIFTREDAEFLTRNKALPPPRIRAIETGGCPHAAVREDISQNLAALEDLHREFDTDILLIESGGDNLAANYSRELADFIIYVIDVSGGDKIPRKGGPGITQSDLLVVNKTDLAEIVGADLGVMERDARKIREGGPTVFAQVKKDVGVDHIIRLIKSAWKASGAEEERRSKGGPRPTEGLEQLE; encoded by the exons ATGTCGCACTCTCACGACGgtcactctcactctcacgATGGAGGCTTCAATGCTGTTGAGCATGGCCACTCGCatgagatccttgatggtcCGGGAAGCTTCTTGGGTCGCGAGATGCCAATCGTAGAAGGACGAGAATGGTCCGAGAGAGCCTTCACTATTGGCATTGGAGG CCCCGTCGGTTCCGGAAAGACTGCCCTCATGCTCGCCCTCTCCCTCGCTCTCCGAAAGGAATACTCCCTCGCAGCCGTGACGAACGACATCTTCACCCGCGAAGACGCAGAGTTCCTTACCCGAAACAAAGCCCTCCCACCTCCTCGCATCCGCGCCATTGAAACCGGTGGTTGCCCGCACGCTGCTGTGCGTGAAGATATCTCCCAGAACCTCGCTGCATTGGAGGACCTGCACCGCGAGTTCGACACCGATATTCTCCTTATTGAATCAGGAGGCGACAACCTCGCTGCGAACTACAGTCGTGAATTGGCCGATTTCATCATCTACGTTATTGATGTCAGTGGTGGTGACAAGATTCCTCGAAAGGGTGGCCCTGGTATCACGCAGAGTGACCTCTTGGTTGTCAACAAGACCGATCTGGCTGAGATTGTCGGTGCAGACCTTGGTGTTATGGAGAGAGATGCTCGAAAGATCCGAGAAGGTGGACCAACAGTCTTTGCACAGGTGAAGAAGGATGTTGGCGTTGATCATATTATCAGGTTGATCAAGAGCGCATGGAAGGCCAGTGGtgcagaggaagagagacGAAGCAAGGGAGGTCCCAGACCAACAGAGGGTCTGGAGCAGCTGGAGTAA
- a CDS encoding transmembrane amino acid transporter protein-domain-containing protein: MTHARNDDPPNPHGEDRGLLEHGHDYDDDYFGVGDDDYSSGNASADLGKASGKVEADGQPRTPGRVRFDLTPEIVGVSNGEAFGGFADRERRSSDDAYFDVEEVTSPGRAHRVPLLTDIEAPSVALANSMGDPSEQAEHEMNRPKSGLKSAFMNMANSIIGAGIIGQPYAVRQAGLVGGILLLVGLTVVVDWTICLIVINSKLSGTSHFQGTVEHCFGHSGLIAISVAQWVFAFGGMVAYGVIVGDTIPHVLVAVWPNLSNVPVIGLLANRQVAIAVFVMGIAYPLTLYRDISKLAKASTFALVGMVVIVLTILIQGILTPSSERGSFTPSLLLFNGGFFQAIGVISFAFVCHHNSLLIYGSLKTPTIDNFSRVTHYSTGISMVFCLVLALGGFLTFGDKTLGNVLNNFPADNTMVNIARLCFGLNMLTTLPLEAFVCREVMLTYFFPDEPFNMNRHLLFSTSLVASALVLSLVTCDLGAVFELVGATSAVAMAYILPPLCYMKLTTRSWRTYMAGAVVVFGMIVMVISVIQAVQKMINSKDGPAQCV; the protein is encoded by the exons ATGACGCACGCCAGGAACGATGACCCCCCGAACCCGCACGGCGAAGACCGCGGTCTCCTAGAACACGGGCACGATTACGACGACGACTACTTTGGCGTGGGCGACGACGATTATAGCAGTGGAAACGCCAGCGCAGACTTAGGAAAGGCTTCAGGCaaagttgaagctgatggCCAGCCCCGGACTCCCGGCCGCGTGCGCTTCGACTTGACACCGGAGATTGTGGGCGTTAGCAATGGAGAAGCTTTTGGCGGGTTTGCGGATCGTGAGAGACGGTCTTCAGATGATGCGTactttgatgttgaggaggtgaCGAGTCCGGGGCGGGCGCATCGTGTACCGCTTCTGACGGACATTGAAGCGCCGAGTGTGGCTCTTGCGAATTCGATGGGGGATCCGTCTGAACAAGCTGAACATGAGATGAACCGACCAAAGTCAGGGCTCAAGTCAGCCTTCATGAATATGGCGAACTCCATCATCGGTGCGGGCATCATTGGCCAACCATACGCTGTGCGCCAAGCCGGACTGGTCGGGGGAATCTTGCTGCTGGTAGGCTTGACGGTTGTAGTCGACTGGACGATCTGTCTTATTGtcatcaacagcaagctcagcGGGACGAGTCATTTCCAAGGAACAGTTGAGCACTGCTTTGGACACTCCGGGCTGATCGCTATCAGTGTTGCGCAATGGGTCTTTGCGTTTGGCGGAATGGTCGCATATGGTGTCATTGTTGGCGATACGATTCCTCATGTCCTAGTCGCTGTGTGGCCGAACTTGTCGAATGTGCCTGTAATAGGACTCTTGGCAAATCGACAGGTTGCCATTGCGGTGTTTGTGATGGGCATTGCCTATCCCCTGACGCTGTATCGCGATATCTCTAAG TTGGCTAAGGCAAGCACGTTTGCGCTTGTTGGTATGGTGGTTATTGTTCTCACCATCCTTATACAAGGTATCTTGACACCATCGTCAGAACGGGGCTCGTTTACACCTTcacttctcctcttcaatGGCGGTTTCTTCCAGGCCATTGGTGTTATTTCATTCG CCTTCGTTTGCCATCACAATTCGCTCCTGATCTACGGGTCTCTCAAGACACCTACCATTGATAACTTTTCCCGAGTCACTCATTACTCAACTGGTATATCAATGGTGTTTTGTCTTGTCCTCGCTCTAGGCGGTTTCCTTACTTTTGGTGACAAGACGTTAGGCAATGTCCTCAACAACTTTCCAGCAGACAACACCATGGTCAACATTGCACGTCTTTGCTTTGGCCTCAACATGCTCACCACCTTGCCCCTGGAGGCATTTGTCTGCCGTGAAGTGATGTTGACATACTTCTTCCCTGACGAGCCCTTCAACATGAATCGTCATCTCCTATTCAGCACAAGCCTTGTTGCGTCAGCTCTGGTGCTAAGTTTGGTGACTTGTGATCTTGGTGCTGTGTTTGAGCTTGTTGGAGCCACGAGTGCTGTGGCCATGGCTTATATCTTGCCTCCGTTGTGCTATATGAAGTTGACGACGCGAAGCTGGCGGACATATATGGCGGGTGCAGTGGTCGTGTTTGGTATGATTGTCATGGTCATTAGTGTGATCCAGGCTGTGCAGAAGATGATCAACA GCAAAGATGGACCGGCGCAGTGTGTATAA
- a CDS encoding peptidyl-tRNA hydrolase PTH2-domain-containing protein codes for MAMNPGEQTGVIISTAVVALLTGYAFGIYTIRGYLIPPSLFEERRRNIHDPVESDESDIDEDDTVLDHAPNWANGTDADKRQGLKNVEKEKEPVLKDNGEECKLVLVVRTDLGMTKGKIAAQCSHATLACYKALSRAPSNSPLSKILKRWERLGQAKIAVQVKSQDEMLELRRKARSLGITAEVIQDAGRTQIEAGSMTVLGVGPAPRSLVDQVTGGLKLL; via the exons ATGGCGATGAACCCAGGCGAACAAACAGGAGTAATTATCTCCACAGCCGTCGTGGCCCTCCTCACCGGCTACGCTTTCGGTATCTATACTATCCGAGGCTACCTCATCCCACCCTCTCTGTTCGAGGAGCGCCGGCGCAACATACACGATCCTGTCGAGAGTGACGAAAGCGATATCGACGAGGATGACACTGTTCTTGATCATGCTCCCAACTGGGCTAATGGCACTGACGCCGATAAGAGGCAGGGTTTGaagaatgttgagaaggagaaggagcCTGTTCTGAAGGACAATGGAGAGGAGTGCaagcttgttcttgttgtgCGAACAGATCTGGGCATGACAAAGG GCAAAATCGCTGCTCAATGCTCCCACGCTACCCTCGCATGCTACAAGGCCCTCTCCCGCGCCCCCTCCAACTCTCCCCTGTCTAAGATCCTCAAGCGCTGGGAACGTCTCGGTCAGGCCAAGATCGCCGTGCAAGTCAAGAGTCAGGATGAGATGCTCGAGCTTCGACGCAAGGCTCGGTCTCTTGGCATCACAGCTGAGGTCATCCAGGATGCTGGACGAACACAAATTGAGGCGGGTAGCATGACGGTGCTGGGCGTTGGACCTGCGCCTAGAAGCCTTGTTGACCAGGTCACTGGTGGACTTAAGCTGCTGTAA